A single window of Salmo trutta unplaced genomic scaffold, fSalTru1.1, whole genome shotgun sequence DNA harbors:
- the LOC115186641 gene encoding zinc finger protein 2-like, translated as YSCDQCWKSFTTSSNLTMHQRTHTGEKPFSCDQCGKSFTTSSYLTIHQRTHTGENPYGCDQCGKRFILLQTLKSHQRIHSGEKPFGCDQCGTSFSQLSTLIGHQRVHIGEKPFSCDQCGKGFTTSSCLTIHQRIHTGEKPYGCDQCGKSFTQLSNLIVHQRTHTGEKPYSCDHCGKSFTTSSCLTIHQRTHTGEKPYGCDHCGKSFIGLQTLKSHQRIHTGEKPFSCDQCEKS; from the coding sequence tatagctgtgatcaatgttggaagagttttactacatctagcaatctaactatgcaccagagaacacacacaggagagaaaccctttagctgtgatcaatgtgggaagagttttactacatctagctatctaactatacaccagagaacacacacaggagagaatccttacggctgtgatcaatgtgggaagagatttattctgctacaaaccctgaaatcacaccagagaatacactctggagagaaaccttttggctgtgatcaatgtgggacgAGTTTTTCTCAGCTAAGCACCCTGATAGGACACCAGCGGGTACAcataggagagaaaccttttagctgtgatcaatgtgggaagggttttactacatctagttgtctaactatacaccagagaatacacacaggagagaaaccttatggctgtgatcaatgtgggaagagttttactcagctaagcaacctgatagtacaccagcggacacacacaggagagaaaccttatagctgtgatcactgtgggaagagttttactacatctagctgtctaactatacaccagagaacacacacaggagagaaaccttatggctgtgatcactgtgggaagagttttattgggctacaaaccctgaaatcacaccagagaatacacactggagagaaaccttttagctgtgatcaatgtgagaagagt